Proteins encoded together in one Cicer arietinum cultivar CDC Frontier isolate Library 1 chromosome 4, Cicar.CDCFrontier_v2.0, whole genome shotgun sequence window:
- the LOC101509175 gene encoding sodium/hydrogen exchanger 1-like isoform X1 produces the protein MLNIAMLPSPLDFSTSYLSTSTIVALCVFFGLLCSCIIVGHLLEENRWANESITALLLGLCSGVVVLLVTKFRSTKILIFSEDLFFLYLLPPIIFNAGFQDKKKQFFRNFITILLFGVLGTVISFCLISLGAFLLFTRIGITNLGIKDHLGETVFKSKSCISISLNIIIICPYSDLFVHITCEAIGAILSATDSVCTLQVLSQDETPLLYSIVFGEGVVNDATSIVLFNSVQTLNFSTMNAITALKLLGTFFYLFCTSTALGIIVGLLSAYIIKTLYFGRHSTDREVALMMLMAYLSYMIAELLNLSGILTIFFCGIVMSHYTWHNVTGSSRTTTKHAFATISFIAETFIFLYVGMDAFDVDKWKTSKASIGTSVAVSSTLIALVLIGRAAFVFSIANITNCTKTRESAKIEFRSQFIIWWAGLMRGAVTIALSYNQFSKSEIASTEDSALMITSTIILVLFSTVVFGSITKPLIEAVKLRQSKPAISDSTDNQEDLRLLFLESNCSINQTNHHESQSRRRSSLSLMIRHPTTTVHYFWRKFDDKFMRPVFGGRGFIPAVPGSPPAEEEIS, from the exons atgCTAAATATAGCTATGTTACCCTCACCACTTGATTTTTCAACTTCATATCTAAGCACAAGCACAATTGTTGCACTTTGTGTATTCTTCGGACTCCTCTGCTCTTGCATCATCGTTGGCCACCTTCTCGAAGAGAATCGATGGGCCAATGAATCCATCACTGCCCTCCTTCTT GGTTTGTGTTCTGGAGTGGTGGTGTTACTAGTGACCAAGTTCCGAAGTACCAAGATTCTAATATTCAGTGAAGACTTGTTCTTTCTGTACTTGCTTCCACCAATCATTTTCAATGCAGG TTTCCAAGACAAGAAGAAGCAGTTCTTCAGGAATTTCATTACTATACTTCTGTTTGGAGTCCTTGGGACAGTTATTTCTTTCTGTCTCATATCTCTTG GTGCTTTTCTGCTATTTACAAGAATTGGCATAACCAACCTGGGCATAAAAGATCACCTAGGTGAGACAGTATTTAAAAGCAAATCATGTATATCTATCTCTCTCAATATAATAATCATTTGTCCATATTCTGATTTGTTTGTTCACATTACATGTGAAGCCATTGGTGCCATATTGTCAGCAACTGACTCAGTTTGTACATTACAA GTTCTGAGTCAAGATGAAACACCTTTGCTTTACAGCATTGTATTTGGAGAAGGAGTAGTGAATGACGCCACATCTATTGTTCTTTTCAATTCAGTCCAAACACTTAACTTCAGCACCATGAATGCTATTACAGCCTTGAAATTGTTGGGGACCTTCTTTTACCTCTTTTGCACTAGTACTGCCCTTGGTATAATA GTTGGCCTTTTAAGTGCTTACATTATTAAAACTCTTTACTTTGGAAG GCACTCTACAGATCGCGAAGTTGCACTTATGATGTTAATGGCATATTTGTCATATATGATCGCTGAG CTTTTGAATCTCAGTGggattttgactattttcttcTGTGGCATTGTTATGTCACACTATACATGGCACAACGTTACAGGAAGCTCGAGGACAACAACCAA GCACGCCTTTGCAACTATCTCATTCATAGCTGAAACCTTTATATTTCTATATGTTGGCATGGATGCTTTCGACGTTGACAAATGGAAAACAAGCAAAGCCAG CATAGGAACTTCAGTCGCTGTCAGCTCAACTTTGATTGCATTAGTTTTGATTGGAAGAGCAGCTTTTGTTTTCTCTATTGCAAACATTACAAATTGCACCAAAACAAGAGAGAGCGCCAAAATCGAGTTTCGATCGCAG TTTATAATATGGTGGGCAGGCCTAATGAGAGGTGCAGTGACCATTGCCTTATCTTATAACCAG TTTTCAAAATCTGAGATAGCATCAACTGAAGACTCTGCATTAATGATCACATCAACTATAATCCTTGTCTTATTCAGTACTGTG GTATTTGGTTCCATAACGAAGCCTTTGATTGAGGCTGTGAAGTTAAGGCAATCAAAACCAGCTATTTCTGATTCCACTGATAATCAAGAGGATCTGAGATTACTATTCCTTGAAAGCAATTGTTCCATCAACCAAACAAATCATCACGAATCTCAATCTCGCAGACGAAGTAGCCTTAGTTTGATGATACGTCATCCTACTACTACGGTTCACTACTTTTGGAGGAAATTCGATGATAAGTTTATGAGACCCGTATTTGGTGGCAGAGGTTTTATTCCGGCTGTTCCTGGTTCACCACCTGCTGAAGAGGAGATTTCTTGA
- the LOC101509175 gene encoding sodium/hydrogen exchanger 1-like isoform X3 — MLNIAMLPSPLDFSTSYLSTSTIVALCVFFGLLCSCIIVGHLLEENRWANESITALLLGLCSGVVVLLVTKFRSTKILIFSEDLFFLYLLPPIIFNAGFQDKKKQFFRNFITILLFGVLGTVISFCLISLGAFLLFTRIGITNLGIKDHLAIGAILSATDSVCTLQVLSQDETPLLYSIVFGEGVVNDATSIVLFNSVQTLNFSTMNAITALKLLGTFFYLFCTSTALGIILYADLLYDDEFFRHSTDREVALMMLMAYLSYMIAEYLLQLLNLSGILTIFFCGIVMSHYTWHNVTGSSRTTTKHAFATISFIAETFIFLYVGMDAFDVDKWKTSKASIGTSVAVSSTLIALVLIGRAAFVFSIANITNCTKTRESAKIEFRSQFIIWWAGLMRGAVTIALSYNQFSKSEIASTEDSALMITSTIILVLFSTVVFGSITKPLIEAVKLRQSKPAISDSTDNQEDLRLLFLESNCSINQTNHHESQSRRRSSLSLMIRHPTTTVHYFWRKFDDKFMRPVFGGRGFIPAVPGSPPAEEEIS; from the exons atgCTAAATATAGCTATGTTACCCTCACCACTTGATTTTTCAACTTCATATCTAAGCACAAGCACAATTGTTGCACTTTGTGTATTCTTCGGACTCCTCTGCTCTTGCATCATCGTTGGCCACCTTCTCGAAGAGAATCGATGGGCCAATGAATCCATCACTGCCCTCCTTCTT GGTTTGTGTTCTGGAGTGGTGGTGTTACTAGTGACCAAGTTCCGAAGTACCAAGATTCTAATATTCAGTGAAGACTTGTTCTTTCTGTACTTGCTTCCACCAATCATTTTCAATGCAGG TTTCCAAGACAAGAAGAAGCAGTTCTTCAGGAATTTCATTACTATACTTCTGTTTGGAGTCCTTGGGACAGTTATTTCTTTCTGTCTCATATCTCTTG GTGCTTTTCTGCTATTTACAAGAATTGGCATAACCAACCTGGGCATAAAAGATCACCTAG CCATTGGTGCCATATTGTCAGCAACTGACTCAGTTTGTACATTACAA GTTCTGAGTCAAGATGAAACACCTTTGCTTTACAGCATTGTATTTGGAGAAGGAGTAGTGAATGACGCCACATCTATTGTTCTTTTCAATTCAGTCCAAACACTTAACTTCAGCACCATGAATGCTATTACAGCCTTGAAATTGTTGGGGACCTTCTTTTACCTCTTTTGCACTAGTACTGCCCTTGGTATAATA CTGTATGCTGACTTGCTATATGATGATGAATTTTTCAG GCACTCTACAGATCGCGAAGTTGCACTTATGATGTTAATGGCATATTTGTCATATATGATCGCTGAG TATCTTTTGCAGCTTTTGAATCTCAGTGggattttgactattttcttcTGTGGCATTGTTATGTCACACTATACATGGCACAACGTTACAGGAAGCTCGAGGACAACAACCAA GCACGCCTTTGCAACTATCTCATTCATAGCTGAAACCTTTATATTTCTATATGTTGGCATGGATGCTTTCGACGTTGACAAATGGAAAACAAGCAAAGCCAG CATAGGAACTTCAGTCGCTGTCAGCTCAACTTTGATTGCATTAGTTTTGATTGGAAGAGCAGCTTTTGTTTTCTCTATTGCAAACATTACAAATTGCACCAAAACAAGAGAGAGCGCCAAAATCGAGTTTCGATCGCAG TTTATAATATGGTGGGCAGGCCTAATGAGAGGTGCAGTGACCATTGCCTTATCTTATAACCAG TTTTCAAAATCTGAGATAGCATCAACTGAAGACTCTGCATTAATGATCACATCAACTATAATCCTTGTCTTATTCAGTACTGTG GTATTTGGTTCCATAACGAAGCCTTTGATTGAGGCTGTGAAGTTAAGGCAATCAAAACCAGCTATTTCTGATTCCACTGATAATCAAGAGGATCTGAGATTACTATTCCTTGAAAGCAATTGTTCCATCAACCAAACAAATCATCACGAATCTCAATCTCGCAGACGAAGTAGCCTTAGTTTGATGATACGTCATCCTACTACTACGGTTCACTACTTTTGGAGGAAATTCGATGATAAGTTTATGAGACCCGTATTTGGTGGCAGAGGTTTTATTCCGGCTGTTCCTGGTTCACCACCTGCTGAAGAGGAGATTTCTTGA
- the LOC101509175 gene encoding sodium/hydrogen exchanger 1-like isoform X5, giving the protein MLNIAMLPSPLDFSTSYLSTSTIVALCVFFGLLCSCIIVGHLLEENRWANESITALLLGLCSGVVVLLVTKFRSTKILIFSEDLFFLYLLPPIIFNAGFQDKKKQFFRNFITILLFGVLGTVISFCLISLGAFLLFTRIGITNLGIKDHLAIGAILSATDSVCTLQVLSQDETPLLYSIVFGEGVVNDATSIVLFNSVQTLNFSTMNAITALKLLGTFFYLFCTSTALGIILYADLLYDDEFFRHSTDREVALMMLMAYLSYMIAELLNLSGILTIFFCGIVMSHYTWHNVTGSSRTTTKHAFATISFIAETFIFLYVGMDAFDVDKWKTSKASIGTSVAVSSTLIALVLIGRAAFVFSIANITNCTKTRESAKIEFRSQFIIWWAGLMRGAVTIALSYNQFSKSEIASTEDSALMITSTIILVLFSTVVFGSITKPLIEAVKLRQSKPAISDSTDNQEDLRLLFLESNCSINQTNHHESQSRRRSSLSLMIRHPTTTVHYFWRKFDDKFMRPVFGGRGFIPAVPGSPPAEEEIS; this is encoded by the exons atgCTAAATATAGCTATGTTACCCTCACCACTTGATTTTTCAACTTCATATCTAAGCACAAGCACAATTGTTGCACTTTGTGTATTCTTCGGACTCCTCTGCTCTTGCATCATCGTTGGCCACCTTCTCGAAGAGAATCGATGGGCCAATGAATCCATCACTGCCCTCCTTCTT GGTTTGTGTTCTGGAGTGGTGGTGTTACTAGTGACCAAGTTCCGAAGTACCAAGATTCTAATATTCAGTGAAGACTTGTTCTTTCTGTACTTGCTTCCACCAATCATTTTCAATGCAGG TTTCCAAGACAAGAAGAAGCAGTTCTTCAGGAATTTCATTACTATACTTCTGTTTGGAGTCCTTGGGACAGTTATTTCTTTCTGTCTCATATCTCTTG GTGCTTTTCTGCTATTTACAAGAATTGGCATAACCAACCTGGGCATAAAAGATCACCTAG CCATTGGTGCCATATTGTCAGCAACTGACTCAGTTTGTACATTACAA GTTCTGAGTCAAGATGAAACACCTTTGCTTTACAGCATTGTATTTGGAGAAGGAGTAGTGAATGACGCCACATCTATTGTTCTTTTCAATTCAGTCCAAACACTTAACTTCAGCACCATGAATGCTATTACAGCCTTGAAATTGTTGGGGACCTTCTTTTACCTCTTTTGCACTAGTACTGCCCTTGGTATAATA CTGTATGCTGACTTGCTATATGATGATGAATTTTTCAG GCACTCTACAGATCGCGAAGTTGCACTTATGATGTTAATGGCATATTTGTCATATATGATCGCTGAG CTTTTGAATCTCAGTGggattttgactattttcttcTGTGGCATTGTTATGTCACACTATACATGGCACAACGTTACAGGAAGCTCGAGGACAACAACCAA GCACGCCTTTGCAACTATCTCATTCATAGCTGAAACCTTTATATTTCTATATGTTGGCATGGATGCTTTCGACGTTGACAAATGGAAAACAAGCAAAGCCAG CATAGGAACTTCAGTCGCTGTCAGCTCAACTTTGATTGCATTAGTTTTGATTGGAAGAGCAGCTTTTGTTTTCTCTATTGCAAACATTACAAATTGCACCAAAACAAGAGAGAGCGCCAAAATCGAGTTTCGATCGCAG TTTATAATATGGTGGGCAGGCCTAATGAGAGGTGCAGTGACCATTGCCTTATCTTATAACCAG TTTTCAAAATCTGAGATAGCATCAACTGAAGACTCTGCATTAATGATCACATCAACTATAATCCTTGTCTTATTCAGTACTGTG GTATTTGGTTCCATAACGAAGCCTTTGATTGAGGCTGTGAAGTTAAGGCAATCAAAACCAGCTATTTCTGATTCCACTGATAATCAAGAGGATCTGAGATTACTATTCCTTGAAAGCAATTGTTCCATCAACCAAACAAATCATCACGAATCTCAATCTCGCAGACGAAGTAGCCTTAGTTTGATGATACGTCATCCTACTACTACGGTTCACTACTTTTGGAGGAAATTCGATGATAAGTTTATGAGACCCGTATTTGGTGGCAGAGGTTTTATTCCGGCTGTTCCTGGTTCACCACCTGCTGAAGAGGAGATTTCTTGA
- the LOC101509175 gene encoding sodium/hydrogen exchanger 1-like isoform X2, whose protein sequence is MLNIAMLPSPLDFSTSYLSTSTIVALCVFFGLLCSCIIVGHLLEENRWANESITALLLGLCSGVVVLLVTKFRSTKILIFSEDLFFLYLLPPIIFNAGFQDKKKQFFRNFITILLFGVLGTVISFCLISLGAFLLFTRIGITNLGIKDHLAIGAILSATDSVCTLQVLSQDETPLLYSIVFGEGVVNDATSIVLFNSVQTLNFSTMNAITALKLLGTFFYLFCTSTALGIIVGLLSAYIIKTLYFGRHSTDREVALMMLMAYLSYMIAEYLLQLLNLSGILTIFFCGIVMSHYTWHNVTGSSRTTTKHAFATISFIAETFIFLYVGMDAFDVDKWKTSKASIGTSVAVSSTLIALVLIGRAAFVFSIANITNCTKTRESAKIEFRSQFIIWWAGLMRGAVTIALSYNQFSKSEIASTEDSALMITSTIILVLFSTVVFGSITKPLIEAVKLRQSKPAISDSTDNQEDLRLLFLESNCSINQTNHHESQSRRRSSLSLMIRHPTTTVHYFWRKFDDKFMRPVFGGRGFIPAVPGSPPAEEEIS, encoded by the exons atgCTAAATATAGCTATGTTACCCTCACCACTTGATTTTTCAACTTCATATCTAAGCACAAGCACAATTGTTGCACTTTGTGTATTCTTCGGACTCCTCTGCTCTTGCATCATCGTTGGCCACCTTCTCGAAGAGAATCGATGGGCCAATGAATCCATCACTGCCCTCCTTCTT GGTTTGTGTTCTGGAGTGGTGGTGTTACTAGTGACCAAGTTCCGAAGTACCAAGATTCTAATATTCAGTGAAGACTTGTTCTTTCTGTACTTGCTTCCACCAATCATTTTCAATGCAGG TTTCCAAGACAAGAAGAAGCAGTTCTTCAGGAATTTCATTACTATACTTCTGTTTGGAGTCCTTGGGACAGTTATTTCTTTCTGTCTCATATCTCTTG GTGCTTTTCTGCTATTTACAAGAATTGGCATAACCAACCTGGGCATAAAAGATCACCTAG CCATTGGTGCCATATTGTCAGCAACTGACTCAGTTTGTACATTACAA GTTCTGAGTCAAGATGAAACACCTTTGCTTTACAGCATTGTATTTGGAGAAGGAGTAGTGAATGACGCCACATCTATTGTTCTTTTCAATTCAGTCCAAACACTTAACTTCAGCACCATGAATGCTATTACAGCCTTGAAATTGTTGGGGACCTTCTTTTACCTCTTTTGCACTAGTACTGCCCTTGGTATAATA GTTGGCCTTTTAAGTGCTTACATTATTAAAACTCTTTACTTTGGAAG GCACTCTACAGATCGCGAAGTTGCACTTATGATGTTAATGGCATATTTGTCATATATGATCGCTGAG TATCTTTTGCAGCTTTTGAATCTCAGTGggattttgactattttcttcTGTGGCATTGTTATGTCACACTATACATGGCACAACGTTACAGGAAGCTCGAGGACAACAACCAA GCACGCCTTTGCAACTATCTCATTCATAGCTGAAACCTTTATATTTCTATATGTTGGCATGGATGCTTTCGACGTTGACAAATGGAAAACAAGCAAAGCCAG CATAGGAACTTCAGTCGCTGTCAGCTCAACTTTGATTGCATTAGTTTTGATTGGAAGAGCAGCTTTTGTTTTCTCTATTGCAAACATTACAAATTGCACCAAAACAAGAGAGAGCGCCAAAATCGAGTTTCGATCGCAG TTTATAATATGGTGGGCAGGCCTAATGAGAGGTGCAGTGACCATTGCCTTATCTTATAACCAG TTTTCAAAATCTGAGATAGCATCAACTGAAGACTCTGCATTAATGATCACATCAACTATAATCCTTGTCTTATTCAGTACTGTG GTATTTGGTTCCATAACGAAGCCTTTGATTGAGGCTGTGAAGTTAAGGCAATCAAAACCAGCTATTTCTGATTCCACTGATAATCAAGAGGATCTGAGATTACTATTCCTTGAAAGCAATTGTTCCATCAACCAAACAAATCATCACGAATCTCAATCTCGCAGACGAAGTAGCCTTAGTTTGATGATACGTCATCCTACTACTACGGTTCACTACTTTTGGAGGAAATTCGATGATAAGTTTATGAGACCCGTATTTGGTGGCAGAGGTTTTATTCCGGCTGTTCCTGGTTCACCACCTGCTGAAGAGGAGATTTCTTGA
- the LOC101509175 gene encoding sodium/hydrogen exchanger 1-like isoform X4 has translation MLNIAMLPSPLDFSTSYLSTSTIVALCVFFGLLCSCIIVGHLLEENRWANESITALLLGLCSGVVVLLVTKFRSTKILIFSEDLFFLYLLPPIIFNAGFQDKKKQFFRNFITILLFGVLGTVISFCLISLGAFLLFTRIGITNLGIKDHLAIGAILSATDSVCTLQVLSQDETPLLYSIVFGEGVVNDATSIVLFNSVQTLNFSTMNAITALKLLGTFFYLFCTSTALGIIVGLLSAYIIKTLYFGRHSTDREVALMMLMAYLSYMIAELLNLSGILTIFFCGIVMSHYTWHNVTGSSRTTTKHAFATISFIAETFIFLYVGMDAFDVDKWKTSKASIGTSVAVSSTLIALVLIGRAAFVFSIANITNCTKTRESAKIEFRSQFIIWWAGLMRGAVTIALSYNQFSKSEIASTEDSALMITSTIILVLFSTVVFGSITKPLIEAVKLRQSKPAISDSTDNQEDLRLLFLESNCSINQTNHHESQSRRRSSLSLMIRHPTTTVHYFWRKFDDKFMRPVFGGRGFIPAVPGSPPAEEEIS, from the exons atgCTAAATATAGCTATGTTACCCTCACCACTTGATTTTTCAACTTCATATCTAAGCACAAGCACAATTGTTGCACTTTGTGTATTCTTCGGACTCCTCTGCTCTTGCATCATCGTTGGCCACCTTCTCGAAGAGAATCGATGGGCCAATGAATCCATCACTGCCCTCCTTCTT GGTTTGTGTTCTGGAGTGGTGGTGTTACTAGTGACCAAGTTCCGAAGTACCAAGATTCTAATATTCAGTGAAGACTTGTTCTTTCTGTACTTGCTTCCACCAATCATTTTCAATGCAGG TTTCCAAGACAAGAAGAAGCAGTTCTTCAGGAATTTCATTACTATACTTCTGTTTGGAGTCCTTGGGACAGTTATTTCTTTCTGTCTCATATCTCTTG GTGCTTTTCTGCTATTTACAAGAATTGGCATAACCAACCTGGGCATAAAAGATCACCTAG CCATTGGTGCCATATTGTCAGCAACTGACTCAGTTTGTACATTACAA GTTCTGAGTCAAGATGAAACACCTTTGCTTTACAGCATTGTATTTGGAGAAGGAGTAGTGAATGACGCCACATCTATTGTTCTTTTCAATTCAGTCCAAACACTTAACTTCAGCACCATGAATGCTATTACAGCCTTGAAATTGTTGGGGACCTTCTTTTACCTCTTTTGCACTAGTACTGCCCTTGGTATAATA GTTGGCCTTTTAAGTGCTTACATTATTAAAACTCTTTACTTTGGAAG GCACTCTACAGATCGCGAAGTTGCACTTATGATGTTAATGGCATATTTGTCATATATGATCGCTGAG CTTTTGAATCTCAGTGggattttgactattttcttcTGTGGCATTGTTATGTCACACTATACATGGCACAACGTTACAGGAAGCTCGAGGACAACAACCAA GCACGCCTTTGCAACTATCTCATTCATAGCTGAAACCTTTATATTTCTATATGTTGGCATGGATGCTTTCGACGTTGACAAATGGAAAACAAGCAAAGCCAG CATAGGAACTTCAGTCGCTGTCAGCTCAACTTTGATTGCATTAGTTTTGATTGGAAGAGCAGCTTTTGTTTTCTCTATTGCAAACATTACAAATTGCACCAAAACAAGAGAGAGCGCCAAAATCGAGTTTCGATCGCAG TTTATAATATGGTGGGCAGGCCTAATGAGAGGTGCAGTGACCATTGCCTTATCTTATAACCAG TTTTCAAAATCTGAGATAGCATCAACTGAAGACTCTGCATTAATGATCACATCAACTATAATCCTTGTCTTATTCAGTACTGTG GTATTTGGTTCCATAACGAAGCCTTTGATTGAGGCTGTGAAGTTAAGGCAATCAAAACCAGCTATTTCTGATTCCACTGATAATCAAGAGGATCTGAGATTACTATTCCTTGAAAGCAATTGTTCCATCAACCAAACAAATCATCACGAATCTCAATCTCGCAGACGAAGTAGCCTTAGTTTGATGATACGTCATCCTACTACTACGGTTCACTACTTTTGGAGGAAATTCGATGATAAGTTTATGAGACCCGTATTTGGTGGCAGAGGTTTTATTCCGGCTGTTCCTGGTTCACCACCTGCTGAAGAGGAGATTTCTTGA